One Pseudomonadota bacterium DNA window includes the following coding sequences:
- a CDS encoding PAS domain S-box protein, whose protein sequence is MSTQDNTPETGTEPSALNEVLHQAIDAVVTIDQANQVTFFNPAAERLWGYDADEVIGQNVKILVPEIIRGQHDDMVNANRTTGVDKIVGTSREVEVHRKDGTVAWGLLSLSRVKNANGDTHYTAFVKDVTADRRRREMIRQTLDQALDAVVTIDSDNNVTFFNPAAETLWGYDADEVMGKNVRMLVPQVHQAQHDNFVNANRTTGVNKIVGTGREVEVHRKDGSLLWGLLTLSKLEFDGEINYTAFVKDVTAEKRSREMITQTLTQALDAVVTIDGDNNVTFFNPAAETLWGYSANEVIGKNVRMLVPSIHQSQHDNFVNANRTTGVNKIVGTGREVEVHRKDGSVGWGFLSLSKVKVGDEISYTAFVRDINEEVRLRGEAERERRRLIDGVVTDASELLQAIARGDLRTRMTGEYGEDFESLTTAINDCANSLSEIVTEIRSAAVSIESGAQEVLNSNHQLNERTESQASALEETSASMEEMTQSVASNATNAREVESLTEGAVKVATEGNTVVGSAIEATHSIRESSERIGDITNVINEIAFQTNLLALNASIEAARAGEHGRGFAVVAQEVRALAQRSADAAKEIKVLIQDSTERVNTGASLVGQAGERLQEIVKSVDGVNTYVTQIASACAEQAEGINLVSGALVHMDKSTQETSGLANAAANCSRSMSDSARRLSELVQHFELQGEGHGGVVDLGSQHAHDRMAS, encoded by the coding sequence ATGAGCACTCAAGACAACACCCCGGAGACTGGCACTGAGCCGTCTGCACTGAACGAAGTGCTACACCAGGCAATCGACGCGGTCGTCACGATAGACCAAGCAAACCAGGTCACATTTTTTAACCCGGCGGCCGAGCGGCTTTGGGGCTATGACGCCGATGAGGTGATCGGCCAGAACGTCAAGATACTGGTGCCAGAGATCATCCGTGGCCAGCACGACGACATGGTCAACGCCAACCGGACCACCGGCGTGGACAAGATCGTGGGGACGAGCCGCGAGGTGGAAGTCCATCGCAAGGATGGCACCGTCGCGTGGGGCCTGCTGTCGCTCTCACGCGTCAAGAATGCCAACGGTGATACGCACTACACTGCCTTCGTAAAGGACGTAACCGCCGACCGGCGCCGCCGCGAGATGATCCGCCAAACGCTCGACCAAGCGTTGGACGCTGTGGTCACTATCGACTCCGATAACAACGTCACCTTCTTCAACCCTGCCGCGGAGACCCTTTGGGGCTACGATGCGGATGAAGTGATGGGCAAGAACGTGCGCATGCTGGTACCGCAAGTGCACCAAGCGCAGCACGACAACTTCGTGAACGCGAACCGAACGACCGGCGTCAACAAGATCGTCGGCACGGGCCGCGAGGTCGAGGTCCATCGCAAGGATGGCTCTTTGCTCTGGGGCCTGCTAACGCTTTCAAAGCTCGAGTTCGACGGCGAGATCAACTACACGGCCTTCGTCAAGGACGTGACCGCTGAGAAGCGCAGCCGCGAGATGATCACCCAGACGCTCACACAGGCGCTCGACGCGGTAGTCACGATCGACGGCGACAACAACGTCACCTTCTTCAACCCCGCTGCCGAGACCCTTTGGGGCTACAGCGCCAATGAGGTGATAGGCAAGAACGTGCGTATGCTCGTGCCCTCCATCCACCAGTCGCAGCACGACAATTTCGTAAACGCCAACCGCACCACCGGTGTGAACAAGATCGTCGGCACCGGTCGCGAGGTGGAAGTCCACCGCAAGGACGGCTCGGTCGGCTGGGGCTTCCTCTCGCTATCCAAGGTCAAGGTGGGCGATGAGATCAGCTACACCGCCTTCGTGCGCGACATCAACGAAGAGGTGCGCCTTCGCGGTGAGGCCGAGCGCGAGCGTCGTCGCCTCATCGACGGGGTGGTCACCGATGCGAGTGAGCTGCTGCAGGCGATCGCACGCGGCGACCTGCGCACGCGCATGACCGGCGAGTACGGCGAGGACTTCGAGAGCCTAACGACCGCGATCAACGACTGCGCCAATTCCCTGAGCGAGATCGTCACCGAGATCCGCAGCGCCGCCGTGTCGATCGAATCTGGCGCCCAAGAAGTGCTGAACAGCAACCACCAGCTCAACGAGCGCACGGAATCTCAGGCCTCCGCCCTCGAGGAGACCTCAGCCAGCATGGAGGAGATGACCCAGTCCGTCGCCTCCAACGCCACCAATGCCCGCGAAGTGGAGAGCCTGACCGAAGGCGCCGTGAAGGTGGCCACCGAAGGCAACACCGTGGTCGGCTCCGCGATCGAGGCCACCCACTCGATCCGCGAATCCAGCGAACGCATCGGCGACATCACCAACGTGATCAACGAGATCGCCTTCCAGACCAACCTCCTGGCCCTGAATGCCTCCATCGAGGCAGCCCGCGCTGGCGAGCACGGCCGCGGCTTCGCGGTGGTGGCGCAGGAAGTACGCGCCCTGGCTCAACGCAGTGCCGACGCGGCGAAGGAAATCAAGGTGCTGATCCAAGATAGCACCGAGCGCGTGAACACCGGTGCCAGCCTCGTCGGCCAGGCCGGCGAGCGCCTGCAGGAGATCGTGAAGTCCGTCGACGGCGTGAACACGTACGTGACGCAAATCGCCAGCGCCTGCGCCGAGCAGGCCGAGGGCATCAACCTGGTGAGCGGGGCTCTGGTGCACATGGACAAGAGCACGCAGGAGACTTCCGGCCTGGCCAACGCCGCCGCCAACTGCAGTCGCTCTATGAGCGACAGCGCCCGACGCTTGTCCGAGCTCGTGCAGCACTTTGAGCTGCAGGGAGAGGGTCATGGCGGCGTGGTCGACCTGGGCAGTCAGCACGCGCACGATCGCATGGCCAGCTAG
- a CDS encoding proprotein convertase P-domain-containing protein — protein sequence MKFIKRLAITSVPTLLLAGAAHADILLAGPGLNLDIPDDDPVGASVTVVASGGMTVETIAVAVSIDHTWVGDHIWTLTSPSGTSVVLMDRPGGVDGGVGDSTNLSSEAGVILDDRFQTPVEEAGADPCDSSDFLGNGECPRAFAPEQSLAAFVGEVADGEWTLTVTDNAGADTGTINGFAIALNNRPGQAEVAAKQLAQ from the coding sequence GTGAAGTTCATCAAACGTCTCGCCATTACCTCCGTACCCACGCTGCTGCTCGCGGGTGCCGCGCACGCTGACATCTTGCTAGCCGGTCCGGGCCTCAACCTGGATATCCCGGACGATGATCCGGTCGGCGCGTCGGTTACCGTTGTGGCCAGCGGTGGGATGACGGTGGAGACCATCGCGGTCGCCGTCAGCATCGATCACACCTGGGTGGGCGACCACATCTGGACCCTCACCTCGCCCTCCGGGACGAGCGTGGTGCTGATGGACCGTCCGGGCGGCGTCGACGGCGGTGTGGGCGACAGCACCAACCTCAGTTCCGAGGCAGGTGTGATCTTAGACGACCGCTTCCAGACGCCCGTGGAGGAAGCTGGTGCCGATCCGTGTGACTCAAGCGACTTCCTCGGCAACGGCGAGTGCCCGCGCGCCTTCGCACCCGAGCAGTCCTTGGCAGCCTTCGTCGGCGAAGTGGCCGACGGCGAATGGACCCTCACCGTGACCGACAACGCGGGTGCAGATACGGGCACGATCAACGGCTTCGCAATCGCCCTCAACAACCGACCCGGGCAGGCTGAGGTGGCTGCCAAGCAGTTGGCGCAGTAA
- a CDS encoding cupin domain-containing protein, whose protein sequence is MQALAERLTEQADRLNSPATFDVLGDVLSGLRARGSVFFRSQLAAPWGVSVAHSTTPLLHLVRSGDCHVGRSDRVDPLRLRADEVVAFPRGGAHWIADQPGRPLLPSQEVVDACALGAPKFQRGEQTHELICASVHFDGDVQHPLLDSLPSMLYVGVGDKRCSSLAMLASLIEQELDGSGRVANVTVDRLVELVFHQLLKEHLRRSPVVNGFFHALREPRLARALGLMHRHLAAPWSLESLAQRAGASRATLARHFKQIMGLAPMDYLTLWRLERSRELLANSRYSLDRVAEEVGYGSSQSFARAFRRRYGHPPGELRRTAS, encoded by the coding sequence ATGCAGGCATTAGCTGAACGTCTCACAGAACAGGCCGATCGTCTCAACTCGCCTGCCACCTTCGATGTGCTTGGCGATGTGCTGTCGGGTCTTCGTGCGCGAGGGAGCGTGTTCTTTCGCTCGCAGCTTGCAGCGCCATGGGGCGTGTCCGTGGCGCACTCGACGACTCCCCTGCTGCATCTCGTGCGCAGCGGTGACTGCCACGTAGGTCGTAGTGATCGCGTGGACCCCCTGCGGCTCAGGGCGGACGAGGTGGTGGCGTTCCCTCGCGGTGGCGCTCACTGGATTGCGGATCAGCCAGGGCGCCCCCTGCTGCCCAGCCAGGAGGTGGTCGATGCCTGCGCGCTCGGCGCACCGAAGTTCCAACGTGGCGAGCAAACCCATGAGCTCATCTGTGCCAGCGTGCACTTCGATGGGGATGTGCAGCACCCGCTGCTCGACTCCTTACCGTCGATGCTCTACGTGGGCGTAGGCGATAAGCGATGTTCGTCGTTAGCGATGCTCGCATCGCTCATCGAACAGGAGCTCGACGGCAGCGGTCGCGTGGCGAACGTCACCGTCGATCGCCTCGTCGAGCTCGTCTTCCATCAGCTACTCAAGGAGCACCTTCGTCGATCGCCGGTGGTGAACGGGTTCTTCCACGCCTTGCGAGAGCCGCGTCTGGCCCGGGCCTTGGGCCTGATGCACCGGCACCTAGCGGCGCCCTGGTCGCTTGAGAGTCTGGCCCAGCGGGCAGGTGCATCGCGGGCGACGCTCGCTCGACACTTCAAGCAGATAATGGGCTTGGCGCCGATGGACTACCTCACCCTGTGGCGTCTCGAGCGCTCGCGGGAGCTGCTCGCGAATTCGCGCTACTCCCTCGACAGGGTGGCCGAGGAGGTGGGTTATGGCTCCTCCCAGTCCTTCGCTCGGGCCTTCCGCCGGCGCTATGGCCATCCTCCTGGAGAACTGCGTCGCACGGCGAGCTGA
- the kbl gene encoding glycine C-acetyltransferase, with product MSAAFLQSLGEQTEALKGEGLFKAERLIDGPQQADIDVRDGGGAPAHVINLCANNYLGLANHPEVIAAAHRALDEYGFGMASVRFICGTQTIHKELEARISAFLGTEETILYPSCFDANGGLFETILGPSDAVISDQLNHASIIDGIRLSKAHRLRYKHDDMADLAAQLADASDANSRLIVTDGVFSMDGTIANLGAICDLAEQHDAMVMIDDCHATGFLGASGRGTHEYRDVMGRIDIITGTLGKALGGASGGFTSGRKEVIGWLRQRSRPYLFSNSVAPPIVAASIAVLDLLERDNGLREALASNAEYFRSRMTERGFTLKPGEHPIIPVMLGDAKLASDMADRLLTKGVYVIGFSFPVVPRGEARIRTQMSAGLTREHLDTAVEAFTEVGRDLGVII from the coding sequence GTGTCAGCCGCTTTTCTGCAATCGCTCGGCGAGCAAACTGAAGCGCTCAAAGGCGAGGGACTGTTCAAGGCCGAGCGCCTGATCGATGGTCCCCAACAGGCCGATATCGACGTACGCGACGGGGGTGGTGCGCCCGCCCACGTGATCAACCTCTGCGCCAACAACTACCTGGGTCTCGCCAATCACCCCGAGGTGATTGCGGCGGCGCATCGCGCACTTGATGAATACGGCTTCGGCATGGCCTCCGTGCGCTTCATCTGCGGCACGCAGACCATTCACAAGGAGCTGGAAGCCCGCATCAGCGCCTTTCTGGGCACCGAAGAGACGATCCTCTACCCTTCCTGCTTCGACGCAAACGGCGGCCTGTTCGAGACCATCCTCGGCCCCAGCGACGCGGTGATCAGCGATCAGCTCAATCACGCCAGCATCATCGACGGCATTCGCCTCTCTAAGGCCCACCGGCTGCGCTACAAGCACGACGATATGGCCGACCTCGCCGCGCAGCTCGCCGATGCCTCCGATGCGAACAGCCGCTTGATCGTGACCGATGGAGTGTTCTCCATGGATGGCACCATCGCCAACCTTGGTGCCATCTGTGACCTGGCCGAGCAGCACGACGCCATGGTGATGATCGACGATTGCCACGCCACCGGGTTCCTCGGGGCGAGCGGCCGCGGTACCCATGAGTATCGCGATGTGATGGGACGCATCGACATCATCACGGGCACCTTAGGCAAGGCGCTCGGCGGCGCGTCCGGCGGCTTCACCTCAGGCCGCAAGGAAGTGATCGGTTGGTTGCGCCAGCGCTCGCGGCCCTACCTCTTCTCCAACTCCGTGGCGCCGCCGATCGTCGCCGCCTCCATCGCAGTGCTCGATCTCCTTGAGCGCGACAACGGATTGCGTGAGGCGCTGGCGAGCAATGCCGAGTACTTCCGCAGCCGCATGACCGAGCGCGGCTTCACCCTAAAGCCCGGCGAGCACCCGATCATCCCGGTCATGCTGGGCGATGCGAAGCTCGCGAGCGATATGGCCGATCGGCTCCTCACCAAAGGCGTTTACGTGATTGGCTTCTCCTTCCCCGTGGTGCCCAGGGGCGAAGCGCGCATTCGCACGCAGATGTCGGCGGGGCTCACGCGCGAGCATCTGGATACCGCCGTCGAGGCCTTCACGGAGGTGGGCCGCGACCTCGGGGTCATCATCTAA
- the tdh gene encoding L-threonine 3-dehydrogenase, which produces MKALVKAKAERGIWLEDIARPPVGHNDVLIRIKRTAICGTDIHIFQWDDWARQTIPVPLAVGHEFCGEIVDMGSEVRGFEVGDRVSAEGHITCGVCRNCRAGRRHLCINTEGVGVNRAGAFAEYLAVPAFNVFKLPEAITDDLAAILDPLGNATHTALSFDLVGEDVLITGAGPIGIMAVAIARYAGARHVVITDVNAYRLDLARKLGATIAVDARHTSLDDVMGELGMTEGFDVGMEMSGNAQALRDLLRVMHHGGSVALLGIPPDDTAIDWNQVIFKGLVLKGIYGREMFETWYKMSSMLQSGLDVSPIITHHFPVDDYKEAFALMESGQSGKVILDWV; this is translated from the coding sequence ATGAAAGCCTTGGTTAAGGCGAAGGCGGAGCGCGGGATCTGGCTCGAAGACATCGCCCGCCCGCCTGTGGGCCACAACGACGTGCTCATTCGCATCAAGCGGACGGCGATCTGCGGCACGGACATCCACATCTTCCAGTGGGACGACTGGGCGCGCCAGACCATTCCCGTACCCCTGGCCGTGGGCCATGAGTTCTGCGGTGAGATCGTGGACATGGGCAGCGAAGTGCGTGGCTTCGAGGTGGGCGATCGCGTCTCCGCCGAGGGGCACATCACCTGTGGCGTGTGCCGCAACTGCCGCGCGGGACGTCGCCATCTGTGCATCAATACGGAGGGCGTGGGGGTGAACCGTGCGGGCGCCTTCGCCGAGTATCTGGCCGTGCCGGCCTTCAACGTGTTCAAGCTGCCCGAGGCGATCACCGACGACCTGGCCGCGATCCTCGATCCCCTCGGCAACGCCACCCACACGGCGCTCTCCTTCGATCTGGTGGGCGAAGACGTGCTCATTACCGGTGCTGGGCCCATCGGAATAATGGCCGTGGCCATCGCCCGCTACGCGGGCGCCCGACACGTAGTCATCACGGACGTCAATGCCTATCGCCTGGATCTCGCCCGCAAGCTCGGGGCTACGATTGCCGTGGATGCGCGGCACACGTCCCTGGACGATGTGATGGGCGAGCTCGGCATGACCGAAGGCTTCGACGTGGGTATGGAGATGTCCGGCAATGCTCAGGCCCTGCGCGATCTGCTGCGCGTCATGCACCACGGCGGCAGCGTTGCCTTACTTGGAATTCCGCCTGACGACACAGCCATCGACTGGAACCAAGTGATCTTCAAAGGCCTGGTGCTAAAGGGTATCTACGGCCGAGAGATGTTTGAAACCTGGTACAAAATGTCGAGCATGCTGCAGAGCGGCCTCGACGTATCGCCGATCATCACCCACCACTTCCCTGTAGACGACTACAAGGAGGCCTTCGCCCTGATGGAGTCGGGGCAGTCTGGGAAAGTGATCCTGGACTGGGTGTAA
- the mltF gene encoding membrane-bound lytic murein transglycosylase MltF, translated as MCPAKIALAVLAAWVLLGVAGCGDSAQDQEVSAAAPVGRSLEAIQASGELRVVTRNAPTTYYLDRDERPTGPDYELAAAFAEHLGVELELLIRNTPAAVLEALSAGEADLAAAGLTQTSARAQQFRAGPTYQEISQQVVCHRDRPRVNRVADLEGVELVVSAGSAYADTLRALAAEYPALVYREEARGTEQLLAAVAEQRIECTVADSHIAAINRRYHPTLRRQFKLTTDDALVWWLNPSNEFDLLPALGAWFADPATGDLLKAVLERHYAYAELFDFVELRAYQRRLERRYPKYAELFSLAGEKYELAPTLLAAQAYQESHWDPNAKSPTGVRGLMMMTLPTAKAMGVSDRLDPAQSIEGGAKYLARMRDRFRQDIPEPDRTYLALAAYNVGRAHMHDAQSLTRERGGDPGRWADVREVLPLLADQSVYPSLKYGYARGTEPVRYVQRIRNYEDILRASLGSAAEIAPSSP; from the coding sequence ATGTGCCCGGCGAAGATCGCCCTCGCCGTGCTTGCTGCTTGGGTACTGCTCGGCGTTGCTGGATGCGGAGACAGCGCGCAAGATCAGGAGGTGTCGGCTGCGGCACCCGTTGGTCGCTCCCTTGAGGCGATCCAAGCCAGCGGTGAGCTGCGCGTGGTCACGCGCAATGCGCCCACAACCTACTACCTCGATCGTGATGAACGGCCCACGGGACCCGACTACGAGCTCGCCGCTGCCTTCGCCGAGCACCTGGGCGTTGAGCTTGAGCTGCTCATCCGCAACACGCCCGCAGCGGTGCTGGAGGCCCTAAGTGCAGGCGAGGCTGATCTGGCGGCAGCTGGCCTAACGCAAACCTCGGCGCGGGCGCAGCAGTTTCGTGCCGGGCCCACCTATCAGGAAATTTCGCAGCAGGTCGTATGCCACCGCGATCGACCTCGCGTAAACAGGGTTGCCGATTTGGAGGGGGTCGAGCTCGTTGTCTCCGCCGGATCCGCCTATGCCGACACACTGCGAGCGTTGGCTGCCGAGTACCCGGCCTTGGTCTACCGAGAGGAGGCGCGAGGCACCGAGCAGCTACTGGCGGCCGTTGCCGAGCAGCGGATTGAGTGCACGGTGGCAGACTCTCACATCGCCGCCATCAACCGTCGCTACCATCCCACCTTGCGCCGCCAATTCAAGCTCACGACTGACGACGCACTCGTCTGGTGGCTCAACCCGAGCAACGAGTTCGATCTGCTTCCCGCCCTGGGCGCCTGGTTCGCCGATCCTGCGACAGGCGACCTTCTTAAGGCGGTGCTCGAGCGCCACTACGCCTACGCCGAGCTGTTCGACTTCGTGGAGTTGCGCGCCTACCAGCGCCGCCTCGAGCGGCGCTACCCCAAGTATGCGGAGTTGTTCTCGCTGGCCGGCGAGAAATACGAGCTGGCGCCGACCCTGCTCGCGGCGCAGGCCTATCAGGAGTCACACTGGGATCCCAATGCGAAGAGCCCAACGGGCGTGCGTGGGTTGATGATGATGACGCTTCCCACCGCCAAGGCCATGGGCGTGTCCGATAGGTTGGATCCAGCGCAGAGCATCGAGGGCGGCGCCAAGTACCTGGCCCGTATGCGAGATCGCTTCCGGCAGGACATCCCCGAACCGGACCGGACCTACCTGGCGCTGGCCGCTTACAACGTAGGCCGCGCCCACATGCACGACGCCCAGTCCCTCACCCGGGAGCGCGGCGGCGATCCCGGCCGTTGGGCCGATGTGCGTGAGGTATTGCCCTTGCTGGCGGACCAAAGCGTCTACCCCTCGCTCAAGTACGGCTACGCCCGCGGCACCGAGCCCGTTCGCTACGTCCAGCGCATCCGCAACTACGAGGACATCCTCCGCGCGTCCCTTGGCAGTGCGGCCGAGATAGCGCCGTCGAGCCCTTGA
- a CDS encoding c-type cytochrome translates to MKRLIIAVVLASLNVVAHAGDVEAGKKAYWTCAACHGAEGQGSARLNAPSLAGQHGWYLERHLNSFRAGTRGYEKGDLFGRQMYSMSLTLVEDGGVEDVVAYINTLPASKPETTLSGDATKGETLYAVCSACHGANGEGNDALNAPKLAGQHDWYLARQLQYFKNGARGANPDDQYGASMIGMAATLADEQAIKDVVAYISSLSAD, encoded by the coding sequence ATGAAGAGACTGATCATCGCCGTGGTATTGGCCTCGCTCAACGTGGTCGCCCACGCGGGCGACGTTGAGGCTGGGAAAAAGGCCTACTGGACGTGTGCTGCCTGTCACGGCGCTGAAGGGCAGGGCAGCGCTAGGTTGAACGCGCCAAGCCTGGCCGGACAGCACGGCTGGTACCTGGAGAGGCACTTAAACAGCTTTCGGGCCGGTACACGGGGATATGAGAAAGGTGACTTGTTTGGCCGTCAGATGTACTCCATGTCGCTGACACTGGTCGAAGATGGCGGAGTGGAAGACGTCGTCGCCTACATCAACACACTGCCCGCTTCCAAGCCCGAGACCACGCTTTCCGGTGATGCGACCAAGGGGGAAACCTTGTACGCCGTGTGCTCCGCATGCCATGGCGCCAACGGTGAGGGCAACGACGCGCTCAATGCGCCCAAGTTGGCCGGTCAACATGATTGGTATCTGGCGAGGCAGCTCCAGTACTTTAAGAATGGCGCAAGAGGCGCCAATCCCGATGATCAGTACGGTGCCTCCATGATCGGTATGGCCGCGACGCTTGCCGATGAGCAGGCGATCAAGGATGTAGTGGCCTACATCAGCTCACTCTCCGCCGACTGA